In the Desulfatiglans anilini DSM 4660 genome, one interval contains:
- a CDS encoding phosphoribosylaminoimidazolesuccinocarboxamide synthase, producing the protein MADQIVRESDFPNLKLLRRGKVRDVYEIEDQLLIVASDRISAYDVVMADPIPDKGKILTALSLFWFKQLEPLVEHHLITADASLYPEVCRPYAADLQGRSMLVKKARPLPVECIVRGYLSGSGWAEYQDKGSVCGIVLPPGLVESSPLPEAIFTPSTKAEDGQHDENISFEEASRLIGRETAESVRRLSLQIYRHGRDLAAERGIIVADTKFEFGHVDGRLILIDEVLTPDSSRFWPMDAYKPGVSQKSFDKQFLRDYLTAIKWPKKPPPPPLPEEIVFKTREKYLEALHRITGQGLPEITKG; encoded by the coding sequence ATGGCTGACCAAATCGTGCGTGAAAGCGACTTCCCCAACCTCAAACTTCTCCGGAGAGGCAAGGTCCGGGACGTCTATGAAATCGAAGACCAACTGCTGATCGTAGCCAGCGACCGCATTTCGGCCTATGACGTCGTTATGGCCGATCCTATCCCGGACAAGGGGAAGATCCTCACAGCCCTCTCCCTTTTTTGGTTCAAGCAGTTGGAACCGCTGGTCGAGCATCACCTCATCACCGCCGACGCCTCCCTCTACCCGGAGGTCTGCCGGCCCTACGCAGCAGACCTGCAGGGTCGCAGCATGCTGGTCAAAAAGGCCCGGCCGCTCCCCGTCGAGTGCATCGTCCGAGGGTATCTGTCCGGCTCCGGCTGGGCCGAATATCAAGATAAAGGGAGTGTCTGCGGCATCGTGCTTCCGCCGGGGCTCGTGGAATCCTCCCCCTTGCCGGAGGCCATTTTTACGCCGTCCACCAAGGCCGAAGACGGCCAGCACGATGAAAATATCTCCTTCGAAGAAGCGAGCCGGCTCATCGGCAGGGAAACCGCAGAGTCCGTCCGGCGTCTAAGCCTTCAAATCTATCGGCACGGGAGGGATCTTGCGGCTGAGCGCGGCATCATCGTCGCCGACACCAAGTTCGAATTCGGGCATGTCGACGGACGTCTCATCCTGATAGACGAAGTGCTGACGCCCGACTCGTCCCGTTTCTGGCCCATGGATGCCTACAAGCCCGGGGTCTCGCAGAAGAGCTTCGACAAGCAGTTTCTCCGCGACTACCTGACCGCGATCAAGTGGCCCAAAAAACCGCCCCCGCCCCCCCTGCCGGAGGAGATCGTCTTCAAGACAAGGGAAAAATACCTCGAGGCGCTGCACAGAATCACCGGCCAAGGTCTTCCGGAGATCACGAAAGGGTAA
- the dnaK gene encoding molecular chaperone DnaK, which yields MAKIIGIDLGTTNSCVAVMEGGDPVVITNAEGSRTTPSIVAFTDSGERLVGQAAKRQAVTNPENTVFAVKRLIGRKYDSAEVQKDLGVLPYKISKASNADAHVSIRGKDYSPAEISAMILQKMKQTAEDYLGEKVTEAVITVPAYFNDSQRQATKDAGKIAGLEVKRIINEPTAASLAYGLDKKGDRKIAVFDLGGGTFDISILEIGEGVFEVKSTNGDTHLGGEDFDLRIVDYLANEFKKDQGIDLRNDKMALQRLKEAAEKAKMELSGSTETDINLPFITADASGPKHMNIKLGRSKLEALVDDLIQKIVGPCQTALKDAGLKASDVDEVILVGGMTRMPKVQEKVREVFGKEPSKGVNPDEVVAIGAAIQGGVLKGDVKDVLLLDVTPLSLGIETLGGVFTKLIEKNTTIPTKKSQIFSTAADNQPAVEIHVLQGEREMASGNKTLGRFQLVGIPPAPRGLPQIEVTFDIDANGIVNVSAKDMGTGKEQSIKITASSGLSDEEINQLIKDAELHADEDKRKRELVDARNMADSLIYSTEKSIKEVGDKVDESTKADINQAIENLKKALEGDNVEEIKRLSEALTQSSHKLAEAMYAKASQQQAQEGGQGGEAQAGGQKDEDVVDADFEEVKK from the coding sequence ATGGCAAAAATCATAGGAATTGATCTCGGTACCACCAACTCTTGCGTGGCCGTCATGGAAGGCGGAGATCCAGTGGTCATCACCAACGCCGAGGGCTCGCGAACGACGCCGTCCATCGTCGCCTTTACAGATAGCGGAGAGCGGCTGGTCGGCCAGGCAGCCAAACGCCAGGCCGTCACCAATCCGGAAAACACCGTGTTCGCTGTCAAACGGCTCATCGGCCGGAAATATGACTCCGCCGAGGTCCAGAAAGACTTGGGCGTTCTCCCGTACAAGATCAGCAAGGCTTCGAACGCGGACGCCCATGTGTCGATCAGGGGCAAGGATTACAGCCCGGCGGAAATTTCGGCGATGATCCTCCAGAAGATGAAGCAGACCGCCGAGGATTATTTGGGTGAAAAGGTGACGGAGGCTGTCATCACGGTGCCGGCCTACTTCAACGACAGCCAGCGCCAGGCTACAAAGGACGCAGGCAAAATCGCCGGTCTGGAAGTCAAGCGGATCATCAATGAACCGACGGCGGCTTCTCTTGCCTACGGGCTCGACAAGAAGGGCGACCGCAAGATCGCCGTCTTCGATCTCGGAGGCGGAACCTTCGATATATCCATCCTGGAGATCGGCGAGGGGGTATTCGAGGTGAAGTCCACCAACGGCGACACTCATCTCGGCGGTGAGGATTTCGACCTGCGCATCGTGGATTATCTGGCCAATGAATTCAAGAAAGACCAGGGGATCGATCTGCGTAACGACAAGATGGCGCTCCAGAGGCTGAAAGAAGCGGCCGAAAAGGCCAAGATGGAGCTGTCCGGATCGACGGAAACCGACATCAACCTCCCGTTCATCACCGCGGACGCAAGCGGCCCCAAGCATATGAACATCAAGCTCGGCCGCTCCAAACTCGAGGCATTGGTGGACGACCTGATCCAGAAGATCGTCGGCCCGTGCCAGACTGCGCTCAAAGACGCGGGATTGAAGGCCAGTGATGTCGATGAAGTCATTCTCGTCGGCGGAATGACCCGGATGCCGAAGGTCCAGGAAAAGGTTCGGGAGGTTTTCGGCAAGGAACCCAGCAAAGGGGTGAACCCCGACGAGGTGGTCGCCATCGGTGCGGCGATTCAGGGCGGCGTGCTCAAAGGAGACGTGAAGGACGTTCTCCTGCTCGACGTCACACCGCTTTCCCTTGGGATCGAAACGCTCGGGGGCGTGTTCACCAAACTGATCGAGAAAAACACGACCATTCCGACCAAGAAAAGCCAGATCTTCTCCACAGCGGCGGACAATCAGCCTGCGGTCGAGATCCACGTGCTTCAGGGGGAACGCGAGATGGCCTCCGGCAACAAGACGCTCGGGAGATTCCAATTGGTCGGAATACCCCCTGCGCCTCGAGGACTGCCTCAGATCGAGGTCACCTTCGATATCGACGCGAACGGCATCGTCAATGTCTCCGCAAAGGACATGGGTACCGGCAAAGAGCAGTCGATCAAAATCACAGCCTCCAGCGGACTCTCGGATGAGGAAATCAACCAACTGATCAAGGACGCTGAGTTGCACGCGGATGAAGACAAACGGAAAAGGGAACTCGTCGATGCCCGCAACATGGCCGATTCCCTCATCTACAGCACCGAGAAATCCATCAAAGAGGTCGGCGACAAGGTGGATGAGTCCACGAAAGCCGACATCAACCAGGCGATTGAAAACTTGAAAAAAGCGCTGGAAGGGGATAATGTCGAAGAGATCAAACGATTGAGCGAAGCCCTGACTCAAAGCTCCCACAAACTCGCCGAAGCCATGTATGCGAAGGCCAGTCAGCAGCAGGCCCAAGAAGGAGGCCAGGGAGGCGAGGCTCAAGCCGGCGGGCAAAAAGACGAGGATGTTGTGGATGCCGATTTCGAGGAAGTCAAAAAATAA
- the grpE gene encoding nucleotide exchange factor GrpE, which produces MNDISEADRNREASLEEPGHHPEPDELAGGGAKTDSKPAEEMSREELLQKLKEVQEAADKNFDLYLRSQAEIENLKKRSQKEKEGLMRFGNESLIKRLLPVVDNLETALIHVEDEKALEALREGVNLTLKGLKDALHKEGVSEVKALGEPFDPHFHDAISEQEDASVEPRTIIHELQKGYLLNDRLVRPATVVVSKKNSEG; this is translated from the coding sequence ATGAACGATATCTCTGAGGCTGATCGCAACCGGGAAGCTTCCCTCGAGGAGCCTGGTCATCACCCGGAGCCCGATGAACTCGCGGGCGGTGGAGCGAAAACCGATTCGAAACCGGCGGAAGAGATGAGCCGTGAAGAACTCCTTCAGAAACTGAAGGAGGTTCAGGAAGCGGCCGATAAGAATTTCGACCTCTATCTCCGTTCACAAGCCGAGATCGAAAATCTCAAGAAACGATCGCAGAAAGAAAAAGAGGGGCTGATGCGCTTTGGGAATGAATCCCTGATCAAGCGGCTCCTGCCGGTTGTTGACAATCTCGAAACCGCTCTGATTCATGTAGAGGACGAAAAGGCCCTGGAAGCGCTCCGCGAGGGCGTAAATCTCACCCTCAAAGGGCTGAAAGACGCCCTGCACAAGGAAGGGGTTTCGGAGGTCAAAGCGCTCGGGGAACCTTTCGACCCGCACTTTCACGATGCCATATCGGAACAGGAAGACGCCTCTGTCGAACCCCGTACCATCATTCACGAACTGCAAAAGGGTTATCTGCTGAACGACAGACTCGTGAGACCGGCTACTGTAGTCGTCAGCAAAAAAAACAGCGAGGGTTGA